Proteins from a genomic interval of Sporolactobacillus sp. Y61:
- the pepT gene encoding peptidase T yields MKEEIIKRFTSYVKVNTQSNDDQPGCPSTPGQLVLARRLVDELHEIGMADVTMDKNGYVMATLPANSDKKVPTIGFMSHVDTATDFTGEGVQPQIVEDYDGTDIVLNKDKGVVLSPKTFPELKKYVGHMLITTDGTTLLGADDKSGISEIMTAMDYLLHHPEIKHGKVRVAFTPDEEIGRGPHKFDVAAFGAKLAYTVDGGALGGLEYENFNAAEARLTFNGSNVHPGSAKGKMVNSIKIAIAFQNQIPEDEAPEKTEGYEGFYHLLSFTGDVEQSKLIYIIRDFDKKKFAAKKAFIQETVRKIQKKYGDSVVNLQLKDQYYNMKEKVEEHKEVFDVAYQALKNLDIEPQVLPIRGGTDGAQISYMGLPTPNLFTGGENFHGKYEYISVDNMVKATQTIIEIIRLFAEKAK; encoded by the coding sequence GTGAAGGAAGAGATCATTAAACGCTTTACTTCGTATGTGAAAGTAAATACACAGTCAAACGACGATCAACCGGGCTGTCCGTCGACACCCGGCCAGCTTGTTCTCGCCCGCAGGCTGGTGGATGAGCTTCATGAAATTGGCATGGCTGACGTCACTATGGATAAAAATGGTTATGTCATGGCCACTCTGCCGGCAAACTCCGATAAAAAAGTGCCGACGATTGGATTCATGTCCCATGTGGACACGGCAACTGACTTTACCGGGGAAGGTGTCCAACCTCAGATCGTCGAAGACTACGACGGAACGGATATTGTTTTAAACAAAGATAAAGGAGTCGTGCTGAGTCCGAAAACATTCCCTGAGCTGAAGAAATATGTCGGACATATGCTGATTACAACCGACGGGACTACTCTGCTCGGTGCCGATGACAAATCAGGGATATCCGAAATTATGACCGCTATGGACTACCTGCTGCACCATCCGGAAATCAAACACGGTAAGGTACGTGTCGCCTTCACGCCCGACGAAGAGATCGGACGCGGCCCGCATAAATTCGATGTCGCTGCATTCGGTGCTAAGCTGGCCTATACCGTCGACGGAGGCGCGCTCGGCGGCCTGGAATATGAAAATTTCAACGCAGCCGAGGCCAGACTGACGTTCAACGGCAGCAATGTCCATCCGGGTTCAGCCAAGGGCAAGATGGTGAACTCAATAAAGATAGCGATTGCGTTCCAGAACCAGATTCCGGAGGATGAAGCACCGGAAAAGACAGAAGGCTATGAAGGATTTTACCACCTGCTTTCATTTACCGGTGATGTGGAACAGTCGAAACTGATCTATATTATCCGTGATTTTGACAAGAAAAAATTTGCCGCAAAAAAGGCCTTTATTCAGGAAACAGTCAGGAAAATACAGAAGAAATATGGCGACTCTGTGGTTAATCTCCAGCTTAAAGATCAATATTACAACATGAAGGAAAAAGTTGAGGAACATAAGGAAGTCTTCGACGTCGCTTATCAGGCATTAAAGAATCTCGACATCGAGCCCCAGGTGCTGCCGATCCGCGGCGGTACAGACGGGGCCCAGATCTCCTACATGGGGCTTCCCACGCCGAACCTGTTTACCGGCGGAGAAAATTTCCATGGCAAATATGAATACATCTCTGTTGATAATATGGTTAAAGCCACTCAGACCATCATCGAAATCATCCGCCTGTTTGCCGAAAAAGCAAAATAA
- a CDS encoding 5-oxoprolinase subunit PxpA, protein MTQIDLNCDLGESYGHYVIGNDQQVLPLISSANIACGFHAGDFSEMHRTVTAALRNHVALGAHPGLPDLMGFGRREMKVTSLEVYDMVVYQIGALKAVAAAQKAALNHVKPHGALYHMASGHKEMADAVVQAIRDVDPALKLFAMDGTHLAKAGERSGLHVIHEVFADRTYQADGSLTPRSQPDALITDTAQAMKQVMQMIREKTVTTAGGKKVPVRAETICVHGDGVKALAFAAEIRRGLAKQGLTIAAWH, encoded by the coding sequence AGGTGCTTCCATTGATTTCATCGGCCAATATCGCCTGCGGGTTTCACGCGGGCGATTTTTCAGAGATGCACCGGACCGTAACGGCTGCACTCAGAAATCATGTGGCACTTGGCGCGCATCCCGGTCTACCCGATCTCATGGGATTTGGCAGGAGGGAAATGAAGGTGACATCTCTTGAAGTCTATGATATGGTGGTCTACCAGATTGGTGCGCTAAAGGCGGTTGCTGCTGCGCAGAAGGCTGCTCTGAATCATGTTAAACCCCATGGTGCACTGTATCATATGGCCTCGGGTCATAAAGAAATGGCAGATGCCGTGGTGCAGGCGATCAGGGATGTGGATCCGGCCCTGAAACTTTTTGCAATGGATGGGACCCATCTGGCAAAAGCCGGCGAGAGATCCGGCCTTCATGTCATTCATGAAGTGTTTGCCGACCGAACCTATCAGGCTGACGGATCACTGACCCCGCGCTCACAGCCTGATGCATTGATTACGGACACCGCGCAGGCGATGAAACAAGTGATGCAGATGATCAGGGAAAAAACGGTAACAACTGCCGGAGGAAAGAAGGTTCCGGTACGCGCGGAAACGATTTGTGTCCATGGTGACGGGGTTAAAGCACTGGCTTTTGCCGCTGAGATACGCCGGGGACTTGCAAAACAGGGACTGACAATAGCCGCCTGGCACTGA
- a CDS encoding C1 family peptidase, whose protein sequence is MTKEISASMVAKYSDKIQTKPKNRIIKDAIMKNGINAATLNNDAVVSMNPVFSEDIDTGKVTNQKMSGRCWMFAALNTFRHKLNSTFDLKDFELSQNYTMFWDKFEKSNYFLESIIDTADKPTDGRLVSWLLATPQQDGGQWDMLVSIIDKYGVVPKQVMPETFQSSRSVELNRLLNAKLREDAIHLRTLFEEGKSRQDLEAVKEGQLEDIYRILVFSLGEPPKTFDFEYRDEEKKEFHREIGITPQEFYKKYVGLNLDDYVSIINSPTKDKPYKKTYTVQYLGTVVGGRKIKYLNVDMETLKKLAIRQIKDKETVWFGCDVVLYTEPKLGIMDKAVFDYDTAFSTKFSLTKAQRLDYKQSCLTHAMVLTGVNLVDGKPNRWKVENSWGEDRGHKGYFVASDKWMDEFTYQVVVNKKYLPDELKAAYDQKPIELKPWDPMGALALMK, encoded by the coding sequence TTGACAAAAGAGATTTCTGCATCGATGGTCGCTAAATATTCCGACAAGATTCAGACAAAGCCGAAAAACAGGATCATCAAAGATGCAATTATGAAAAACGGGATTAACGCGGCAACCCTTAATAATGACGCAGTTGTTTCTATGAATCCGGTATTCTCCGAAGATATTGATACCGGGAAAGTGACAAATCAGAAAATGAGCGGGCGCTGCTGGATGTTCGCGGCACTGAACACATTCCGTCACAAACTGAACAGCACATTTGATTTAAAGGATTTTGAGCTCTCTCAAAATTACACGATGTTCTGGGATAAATTCGAGAAATCCAATTATTTTCTTGAAAGCATCATTGACACGGCCGACAAACCGACTGACGGCCGGCTGGTATCCTGGCTGCTCGCGACACCACAACAGGACGGCGGCCAGTGGGATATGCTTGTTTCCATCATTGATAAGTATGGCGTTGTACCGAAACAGGTCATGCCGGAAACATTTCAGAGCAGTCGTTCAGTGGAACTTAACCGCCTGCTGAATGCCAAACTGCGCGAAGATGCCATCCATTTAAGAACATTGTTTGAAGAGGGTAAATCACGTCAGGATCTTGAAGCCGTAAAAGAAGGACAGCTTGAAGATATTTACCGGATCCTGGTCTTCTCACTCGGTGAACCTCCGAAAACATTTGATTTTGAGTACCGCGACGAGGAGAAAAAGGAGTTTCACAGAGAGATTGGAATTACACCGCAGGAATTCTATAAGAAGTATGTTGGACTCAATCTCGACGATTATGTCAGCATCATTAACTCACCAACCAAAGATAAACCGTACAAAAAGACCTATACGGTTCAGTATCTGGGTACGGTGGTCGGTGGACGGAAAATTAAATATCTGAACGTCGATATGGAAACACTGAAAAAGCTGGCAATCCGTCAGATTAAAGATAAAGAAACCGTCTGGTTTGGCTGCGATGTAGTTCTTTACACAGAACCGAAACTCGGCATTATGGATAAAGCTGTTTTTGATTATGATACAGCATTCAGTACGAAATTCAGCCTGACTAAGGCACAGCGTCTGGACTACAAACAGAGCTGCCTGACACACGCCATGGTCCTGACCGGCGTCAATCTCGTTGATGGTAAACCGAACCGCTGGAAAGTGGAAAACAGCTGGGGCGAAGACCGGGGTCACAAAGGCTATTTTGTGGCAAGCGACAAATGGATGGATGAATTTACATACCAGGTTGTTGTCAACAAAAAATACCTGCCTGACGAACTGAAAGCTGCATATGATCAGAAACCGATTGAACTGAAACCATGGGATCCGATGGGTGCCCTTGCTTTGATGAAATAA
- a CDS encoding MFS transporter codes for MGVISAVNILATSFSSLFWGYLSGKYHRKRLIIVGTLIWVVGVFLTAFSGSFIQLLIYQIITGIGLGCVASIGFSALTDYVPYRSRGTVLSLWGMSQGFGGIAGALIASIISTMSSWRLPFEILALIGMLLVVLYFFVDEPKFGSTEPELQAMMKGGQNYAYRISLGQVMTMLGKRSNLLLFLQGFFMNIATGSLIWLPTLYISKIEEIGYGHKTAMIVAAFLFGIFQIGGTLSSFFGYLGDVLQRRSYKARALLTAALVLLTMPLYILLFIYPIDQLSLPDTTNSLQLFVSLIGQLLFNPWILLLFLISFLASAAQSANTPNWLALITDVNLPEHRGAVFSIANLANSLGRTAGNLGMGALLAVLSIYLHSPGDYILTMTLLQLPLIPSALCYYIMARYNVRDIRSVKQTLKRRGRNA; via the coding sequence ATGGGAGTCATTTCGGCAGTGAATATTCTTGCCACATCCTTTTCCTCACTTTTCTGGGGCTATCTTTCCGGAAAATACCATCGAAAAAGATTGATTATTGTTGGCACACTGATCTGGGTAGTCGGTGTCTTTCTGACGGCGTTCAGCGGTTCGTTTATTCAGCTGCTGATCTACCAGATTATTACCGGTATCGGCCTGGGCTGCGTGGCGTCCATCGGTTTCAGTGCGCTGACGGATTACGTACCCTACCGGTCGCGCGGGACAGTCCTCAGTCTGTGGGGGATGTCACAGGGCTTCGGCGGGATTGCCGGTGCCCTGATTGCTTCGATTATTTCGACTATGTCGAGCTGGCGCCTCCCCTTTGAGATCCTCGCGCTGATCGGCATGCTGCTGGTTGTGTTATATTTTTTTGTTGATGAACCAAAATTTGGAAGTACAGAACCTGAGCTGCAGGCGATGATGAAAGGCGGGCAGAACTATGCTTATCGGATTAGTCTGGGCCAGGTGATGACGATGCTCGGCAAAAGGAGCAATCTCCTGCTTTTTCTCCAGGGTTTTTTTATGAATATTGCCACCGGAAGTCTGATCTGGCTGCCGACTCTCTATATATCGAAAATTGAAGAAATCGGATACGGGCACAAGACAGCCATGATTGTCGCTGCGTTCCTGTTCGGAATTTTTCAGATCGGCGGGACCCTCTCCTCCTTTTTCGGCTATCTTGGCGACGTGCTTCAGCGCAGGAGTTATAAGGCACGGGCCTTACTTACCGCTGCACTTGTTCTTTTGACCATGCCTTTGTATATTCTATTATTTATTTATCCGATCGATCAATTATCACTGCCGGATACAACCAATTCGCTGCAGCTGTTTGTCAGCCTGATTGGTCAGCTGTTATTCAATCCGTGGATCCTGCTACTGTTTCTGATTTCTTTTCTTGCGTCTGCCGCACAGTCGGCTAATACGCCGAACTGGCTGGCACTGATCACAGATGTCAACCTGCCGGAACATCGTGGTGCAGTTTTCAGCATCGCCAACCTGGCGAACAGTCTCGGCAGAACAGCAGGTAATCTTGGAATGGGTGCCCTTCTCGCGGTGTTGTCCATTTACCTCCATTCGCCTGGTGACTATATTTTAACAATGACGCTGCTTCAGCTGCCATTGATTCCCTCTGCGCTTTGCTACTACATCATGGCCCGCTATAATGTGCGTGACATCCGCTCGGTGAAGCAAACATTAAAGAGACGCGGGAGAAATGCCTGA
- a CDS encoding AI-2E family transporter, which produces MGKRQLMNRIIDYLKRQSVRRVLIFALLIFILYLVRSLMDLLLLTFIFSFLIDRLETFVHRKLKIPRRLVVIILYSLIVVGIYAAVTVYLPIIAEQTVQLYHSIVTTIRDFRGSVLINAIVDQLQRNNVDEYLRSGVKFIITSFTSFSTFAIDLFLALLLSLFFSLEKERVIQFTKGFKKSKISFLYNELAFFGSRFVETFGKVLEAQFIIALVNTAITSAILALLHFPQLFSLIIMVFVLSLIPVAGVVISLIPLCIIGYTIGGIRDVIYMVLTILAVHAIEAYVLNPKLMSAKTELPVFFTFVILIFSEHFFGIWGLIVGLPIFVFLIDVLGVSYKRPPKKLPFRRNNAH; this is translated from the coding sequence ATGGGGAAACGGCAACTCATGAATAGAATTATCGACTATCTGAAACGACAATCCGTGAGACGGGTACTGATCTTTGCCTTACTGATTTTCATCTTATATCTGGTCAGAAGCCTGATGGATCTCCTCCTTCTGACATTTATTTTTTCTTTCCTTATCGATCGTCTGGAAACCTTTGTCCATCGGAAACTGAAGATTCCGAGGCGTCTTGTTGTCATCATTCTCTATTCACTGATTGTTGTCGGTATTTATGCTGCCGTGACGGTCTATCTGCCGATCATTGCCGAACAGACGGTGCAGCTTTATCATTCCATTGTTACAACGATCCGGGATTTTCGCGGGTCTGTTCTGATCAATGCGATTGTCGATCAGCTGCAAAGAAATAATGTTGACGAATACCTGAGATCAGGTGTGAAATTTATTATTACATCATTCACTTCTTTCAGTACCTTTGCCATTGATCTGTTTCTTGCTCTGCTGCTCAGTTTGTTCTTTTCTCTGGAAAAGGAACGCGTAATTCAGTTTACAAAGGGCTTTAAAAAGAGTAAAATCAGTTTCTTATATAATGAACTGGCGTTCTTCGGCAGCCGGTTTGTCGAAACCTTCGGGAAAGTACTTGAGGCACAGTTTATTATTGCACTGGTCAACACAGCTATTACTTCTGCGATTCTGGCTCTGCTTCACTTTCCGCAGTTATTCAGCCTGATTATTATGGTATTTGTTCTCAGTCTGATCCCCGTTGCCGGCGTCGTGATCTCACTGATTCCACTCTGCATCATCGGCTATACGATAGGCGGCATCCGTGATGTAATTTATATGGTATTGACCATCCTGGCGGTACACGCCATCGAAGCTTATGTCCTGAATCCGAAGCTGATGTCGGCAAAGACGGAGCTGCCGGTTTTCTTTACGTTCGTCATATTAATTTTTTCGGAGCATTTTTTCGGTATCTGGGGTCTGATCGTCGGTCTGCCGATTTTTGTCTTTCTGATTGATGTCCTTGGTGTCTCATACAAGCGTCCGCCGAAAAAGCTTCCCTTCAGACGAAATAACGCTCATTAA
- a CDS encoding biotin-dependent carboxyltransferase family protein: protein MTLTIIQKGFASSVQDMGRPGYQRYGIIVGGVMDRPSASLANWLVGNPETAALIEFSFLGPAILFTEPALFAVTGAYCRPKLNNRDIHPGHPYFADEGQILTIGGLISGSRGYVAVAGGIDTPLWLGSRSTSERAGKGGYKGRRLKETDQLPVGKPSKVAEELMQRPERLAGKWYYAFRRTYRGRQTVRVMPDTLWPQFSKKSRVAFLSTDYRVTGSSDRMGYRLSGEKLMLDQPIELYSEAVTEGSIQVPGNGQPIILMTDHQSTGGYPRIAQVVSADLPLLAQLPPNSLLHFKKIAAGEAEQLLMRQRIEMEQLHTQIDRRLKLLVNE, encoded by the coding sequence ATGACGTTAACCATCATCCAAAAAGGTTTTGCCTCATCTGTACAGGACATGGGCCGTCCCGGGTACCAGCGCTACGGTATTATTGTAGGCGGCGTAATGGATCGTCCATCGGCAAGTCTGGCCAACTGGCTGGTGGGCAATCCGGAAACAGCTGCTTTAATTGAGTTTTCCTTTCTGGGACCGGCCATTTTGTTTACTGAACCGGCTCTGTTCGCTGTAACCGGTGCATATTGCCGGCCGAAACTGAATAATCGGGACATTCATCCCGGACACCCTTACTTCGCCGACGAAGGGCAGATTCTGACCATCGGTGGGCTGATTTCAGGCAGCCGGGGTTATGTGGCTGTGGCCGGGGGAATCGATACACCCTTATGGCTCGGCAGCCGCTCTACCAGTGAAAGGGCCGGAAAAGGAGGATATAAAGGCCGGCGATTGAAGGAGACTGATCAGTTACCTGTCGGGAAACCTTCGAAAGTGGCCGAAGAACTGATGCAGAGGCCTGAACGTCTGGCCGGCAAATGGTATTACGCGTTCAGACGGACGTACAGGGGCAGGCAGACGGTCCGCGTGATGCCGGATACACTCTGGCCGCAGTTTTCAAAAAAAAGCCGGGTGGCCTTTCTTTCCACAGATTATCGGGTGACAGGATCATCGGATCGCATGGGTTACCGGCTCAGCGGAGAAAAACTGATGCTCGATCAGCCCATTGAACTGTATTCGGAAGCCGTCACCGAAGGATCGATTCAGGTGCCGGGAAACGGACAGCCGATTATCCTGATGACAGATCATCAGTCAACAGGCGGTTATCCCAGGATCGCCCAGGTCGTCTCAGCCGATTTACCACTTCTTGCCCAGTTGCCACCGAACAGCCTGCTTCATTTTAAAAAGATAGCTGCCGGAGAGGCGGAACAGCTGCTGATGCGCCAGCGTATTGAAATGGAACAGTTACATACGCAGATCGACCGCCGGCTGAAGCTCCTGGTAAACGAGTAA
- a CDS encoding TerB family tellurite resistance protein → MEFITRLISAVIAAVIASAKGRNIIIWFILGFLFEWIAPVIVLIIPAAKKRRVFPGRGNRSDMRWRRGVSGTCPYCGSDVIIDDIPGKWTCPDCGRSFIYGEDGRFYRIREDGISRQIGLITTLFARAAKSDGVVTEDEIAQVDRIVRGAFRPNHQELRRIMKIFNESRYSSGRVEDVAEQLYRSVAGRRDILTDTLTALVAVAAADGRFTSEEETMIRSVAGVFGLDGVYEQIKAEFFDRAGLRESGPDLASCYRLLGCSADDSNEVIRKSYRHLIKKNHPDLLISRGASEETVRKANKKIEAVKEAYEQIMAARA, encoded by the coding sequence ATGGAATTCATCACGAGATTGATATCTGCGGTGATTGCAGCCGTGATCGCTTCAGCCAAAGGCAGGAACATCATCATATGGTTTATCCTCGGCTTCCTTTTTGAATGGATCGCGCCTGTCATTGTGCTGATCATTCCGGCGGCAAAGAAGAGAAGGGTTTTCCCGGGCAGAGGGAACAGGTCGGACATGCGCTGGCGAAGAGGTGTATCCGGTACGTGCCCGTATTGCGGAAGTGATGTGATTATTGATGACATCCCTGGAAAATGGACCTGTCCGGACTGCGGCCGATCATTTATCTATGGCGAAGACGGACGGTTTTACCGAATCCGGGAAGATGGAATCAGCCGGCAGATCGGACTGATCACTACCCTGTTTGCCAGAGCAGCTAAAAGTGACGGCGTGGTCACCGAGGATGAAATTGCCCAGGTTGACCGGATTGTCCGTGGAGCTTTCCGGCCGAATCATCAGGAACTTCGCCGGATCATGAAAATATTTAATGAATCCCGGTATTCATCCGGACGAGTTGAGGATGTCGCAGAGCAGCTGTACCGGTCTGTCGCCGGGCGGCGGGATATTCTGACGGATACATTGACCGCACTTGTTGCAGTTGCTGCTGCAGATGGCCGGTTCACTTCAGAAGAAGAGACTATGATCCGCAGCGTGGCAGGTGTTTTTGGCCTTGATGGGGTTTATGAACAGATTAAAGCGGAGTTTTTTGACAGGGCAGGGTTGCGGGAAAGCGGGCCGGATCTGGCTTCCTGCTACAGACTGCTTGGCTGCAGTGCAGACGATTCAAATGAGGTCATCAGAAAAAGTTATCGGCACCTCATCAAGAAGAATCATCCGGACCTGCTGATCAGCCGCGGGGCTTCAGAAGAAACGGTCCGGAAGGCGAATAAAAAGATTGAGGCTGTCAAGGAAGCTTACGAACAGATTATGGCAGCCCGTGCCTGA
- a CDS encoding glycosyltransferase: MIKNILIISSNYTGHGHKSITEALSEKFDIVPDVNIHVVDGFSLGGNTLLKVGKMYGPITRTSEQLWKVIWDYTSVKSSFVNHLIELKIKTRFLELLDKVRPDLILTVHPNFNGSVLNILEKNHIHIPFVTLIADLVSITSFWADPRADYIISPTEEAKAKCIEFGVPADKIKVFGFPVRSRFYNPARVTGNDQYAPNKPLNALIMSGGEGVGNMGRMAKTLIKAFGFNITIVAGRNEKLQAHLKKSLGKKYGDKVKIYGFTQNIQDLIAASDIAFIRSSPNVMMEAVSCNTPIVITGALPGQEAGNPRFAEKYHLAITCHSTRDLVPTINELLENNVAMLRQIKKSQREYVDPQSPENIVNFILNIPDDELQPAGVSHDHDVTPSSVNKIKYES, encoded by the coding sequence ATGATCAAAAACATACTCATCATTTCTTCTAATTACACCGGTCATGGCCACAAGAGCATTACCGAAGCCCTGAGCGAGAAATTTGACATTGTACCGGATGTAAACATTCACGTTGTCGACGGCTTTTCACTGGGCGGCAATACGCTGCTCAAGGTTGGCAAAATGTACGGTCCGATTACCAGAACATCGGAACAGCTGTGGAAGGTAATATGGGATTATACATCCGTCAAATCATCCTTCGTTAATCATCTGATTGAACTTAAGATAAAAACGAGATTTCTGGAACTTCTGGACAAGGTCAGGCCGGATCTGATCCTGACGGTCCATCCGAACTTTAACGGCTCGGTCCTGAATATCCTTGAGAAAAACCATATTCATATCCCTTTTGTTACGCTGATTGCCGACCTTGTCAGTATTACGTCGTTCTGGGCGGATCCGCGGGCAGATTATATCATCAGTCCGACAGAAGAAGCCAAAGCCAAATGTATTGAATTCGGCGTCCCAGCGGATAAGATTAAAGTGTTCGGCTTTCCGGTCCGCTCACGCTTCTACAACCCCGCCCGCGTCACCGGAAATGACCAGTACGCGCCGAATAAACCGCTGAATGCACTGATTATGAGTGGCGGCGAAGGGGTCGGTAATATGGGCCGGATGGCAAAAACACTTATCAAAGCCTTCGGATTCAACATTACCATCGTGGCCGGGCGTAATGAAAAATTACAGGCACACCTGAAAAAGTCGCTTGGCAAGAAATATGGTGACAAGGTGAAAATTTACGGCTTTACGCAGAATATCCAGGATTTGATCGCCGCCTCGGATATCGCTTTTATCCGCAGCAGCCCGAACGTGATGATGGAGGCGGTTTCATGCAATACGCCGATCGTCATCACCGGTGCACTCCCCGGACAGGAAGCCGGAAATCCAAGATTTGCGGAAAAGTATCACCTGGCTATCACCTGTCATTCAACGCGCGACCTTGTTCCGACAATCAATGAATTGCTCGAAAACAATGTCGCCATGCTTCGGCAGATCAAAAAGTCACAGCGGGAATACGTAGATCCACAGAGTCCGGAAAATATTGTAAATTTCATTTTGAATATCCCGGACGATGAATTACAGCCGGCCGGTGTGTCTCATGACCATGACGTCACACCGTCATCCGTGAATAAAATCAAATATGAATCCTGA
- the pxpB gene encoding 5-oxoprolinase subunit PxpB → MRVEPFGDQAVRVILGDRIAPSVQKKIKQFTERFDRQPFAGFIEYVPAYTNVVLYYDPVVVIRHGRKDLPAQEQVCHYIQALLQDEEKEKGQEASRRRVRIPVCYGGDFGPDLVQVAACHNLTVKQVIARHSAPSYLVYMLGFTPGFPFLGGLPEELATPRRKSPRLKIAAGSVGIAGQQTGVYPLESPGGWQIIGRTPVALFRPESNPPTLLMPGDIVTFEPITEAEFNRIRGQKS, encoded by the coding sequence ATGAGAGTTGAACCGTTTGGCGATCAGGCTGTTCGCGTCATCCTGGGCGACCGGATTGCCCCGTCTGTTCAGAAAAAAATCAAACAGTTTACGGAACGTTTCGACCGGCAGCCCTTTGCCGGTTTTATTGAATATGTACCGGCCTATACCAATGTTGTTCTTTACTATGATCCTGTTGTAGTGATTCGCCACGGGAGGAAAGATCTGCCGGCACAGGAGCAGGTCTGTCATTATATTCAGGCGCTGCTGCAGGACGAAGAGAAAGAAAAGGGGCAGGAGGCGTCCCGCAGGCGGGTACGCATACCGGTATGTTACGGCGGCGATTTTGGTCCCGATCTGGTGCAGGTTGCGGCCTGTCACAACCTGACTGTAAAACAGGTTATTGCCAGACACTCAGCCCCCAGCTATCTGGTCTATATGCTGGGCTTTACCCCGGGTTTTCCCTTCTTAGGGGGTCTTCCTGAAGAACTGGCGACCCCGCGCCGTAAATCTCCGCGCCTGAAAATTGCGGCCGGCTCTGTGGGTATTGCCGGGCAGCAGACGGGTGTTTATCCGCTTGAGTCTCCGGGCGGCTGGCAGATTATCGGGCGGACGCCTGTTGCCCTGTTCAGACCGGAATCCAATCCGCCGACCTTATTAATGCCGGGCGATATCGTTACGTTTGAACCGATTACCGAAGCTGAATTTAATCGGATCAGGGGGCAAAAGTCATGA
- the rlmN gene encoding 23S rRNA (adenine(2503)-C(2))-methyltransferase RlmN: MDKTSIYGLTFNQLEDFLLDHGEKKFRSAQIWDWLYVKRVDRFSQMTNLSKKGIHLLENSFVMGTLKLETAQKAKDGTIKYLFRLKDGNLIETVLMPHEYGLSVCVTSQVGCNIGCSFCASGLLRKNRDLTSGEMVEQVLAIQKHLDQQEQGKGERVGHVVVMGIGEPFDNFDHVISFLRIINHSKGLSIGARHITVSTSGIVPKIYTFADIDWQINLAISLHAPNNELRSRIMKINRAWPIEKLMDAVDYYLKKTNRRITFEYIMLKDVNDHKEEALQLAKLLENKRHLAYVNLIPYNPVEEHPAYQRSSKQAVSAFYETLKRRGINAVVRKEFGTDIDAACGQLRSKQMNKERVRKP, from the coding sequence ATGGATAAAACATCCATTTATGGATTAACATTCAATCAGCTGGAAGACTTTTTGCTTGATCACGGTGAAAAAAAGTTTCGTTCAGCGCAGATTTGGGACTGGCTCTATGTAAAACGCGTCGACCGGTTCAGTCAGATGACAAATCTGTCGAAAAAGGGTATTCATCTACTGGAAAACTCTTTTGTCATGGGGACACTGAAACTCGAGACGGCTCAGAAAGCAAAGGACGGAACGATAAAATATCTGTTCCGGCTTAAGGACGGTAATCTGATTGAAACGGTTCTGATGCCGCATGAGTATGGCCTGTCGGTCTGCGTGACGTCGCAGGTCGGCTGCAATATCGGATGCAGTTTCTGTGCGAGCGGACTGCTCCGGAAGAACCGTGATCTGACAAGTGGTGAAATGGTAGAACAGGTGCTTGCGATACAAAAACATCTGGATCAGCAGGAGCAGGGAAAAGGTGAACGTGTCGGACACGTGGTTGTCATGGGTATTGGTGAGCCTTTTGATAATTTTGATCACGTGATCAGTTTTCTGCGGATTATTAATCATTCAAAAGGGCTGTCAATCGGTGCACGGCACATTACGGTGTCGACCAGCGGGATCGTACCGAAAATCTACACCTTCGCTGATATTGACTGGCAGATCAATCTCGCCATCTCACTGCATGCACCAAATAATGAACTGCGCAGTCGGATCATGAAAATCAACCGGGCCTGGCCAATCGAAAAACTGATGGATGCGGTTGACTATTATCTGAAGAAAACCAATCGCCGGATTACCTTCGAATATATTATGCTGAAAGATGTTAATGATCATAAGGAGGAGGCGCTCCAGCTGGCGAAACTGCTGGAAAATAAGCGCCATCTTGCCTATGTCAACCTGATTCCTTATAATCCTGTAGAGGAACATCCGGCGTATCAGCGCAGCAGTAAACAGGCGGTTTCCGCTTTTTATGAAACGCTGAAAAGGCGCGGGATTAATGCCGTCGTGCGTAAGGAATTCGGGACGGATATCGACGCGGCCTGCGGGCAGCTCCGGAGTAAGCAAATGAACAAAGAGCGTGTGCGGAAGCCATGA